The genomic window ATCACTAATCTTAAACGAGATAATGACTTATTAACTGTATCAGTATCTCCTGCCCCAAATAACAATAAATAGCCAGGTTTTGCACCAGTTCTTGCTAATAACTCCCTTTTTTGTTCTTCTGTCAAATTATCTTTAATCGCCCCAATAGTGTCTAATTTATTATTCTCTTTAACCCGAATATAAGCAATTCCTTTTGCCCCTGCGTCGGTAGCTTCTTTAAATAAGTCACCCCCTGGTTTTATCTGCACATTAGAAATAATATCGTTGCCCCCAGGAATAGGTAAAACTTTTACCTTCCCCCCATTTTTAACTGCCCCTGAGAACACTTTAAACCCGCTATCTTTGACAATATCCGAAACATCAACCAAGGTTAAATCAAAGCGAGTATCTGGGCGATCTGTGCCATATTTCGCCATTGCATCTTGATAGGTTAGGCGAGGAAAAGGACGGGGTAACTCAATATTTTTGACCGCTTTAAAAATATGACAAACTAATCCTTCATTGAGGTCTAAGATTTCCTCTTCGGACATGAAACTCATTTCCATATCCAGTTGAGTAAATTCGGGCTGTCTATCAGCCCGTAAGTCTTCGTCCCGAAAACATCTAGCAATTTGATAGTAACGATCGCATCCTGAAACCATCAATAATTGTTTAAATAGTTGAGGAGACTGAGGTAGTGCATACCATTGTCCAGGGTTAACTCTAGAGGGTACTAAATAATCCCTTGCCCCTTCAGGGGTTGAACGAGTCAGAATAGGGGTTTCTATTTCCATAAACTGCTGTTCGTCTTCGAGATAACGACGCATGGCTTTGACTACAGCATGACGGAGTTGTAAATTTTTAGCCATGCGATCCCGTCTTAAATCTAAATAGCGATATTTGAGACGAGTTTCTTCTTTAACTAACTCTGCTTCTAAACTCGAAACCACAAAAGGCAGTTGTTTATTCACCCCATTTAATAACTCAATGGACTCGGCATAAATTTCTACTTCCCCTGTCGGAATTTTTGGGTTTAAAGACTCTGGGGGACGCTGACTCACTTGTCCAATAATTTTGACCACATATTCGTTGCGTAGAGTCTCAGCGATGGGATAAGATGTCGGGGTACGCTGAGGATCGCTGACAATTTGCACGATTCCTGTGCGATCGCGTAGGTCAATGAAAATAACCCCACCGTGATCCCGACGGCGATCAACCCATCCAAATAGGGTGACAGTCTTATCAATATCTGTTGCGCTTATGTGGTTACAATAATGGGTTCGCATCTGAAATTTATCTAAGTTGTTATTGTACTGGATCGTGAATTATATCTCGTTACCTTTGGATAATTGACAATTGATAATTAATTTCCCTTAAATTAGCATGAGAGTCAGCGTCTTTATCTCTCATCGACTATCCATCGTTGACGGTACACAAAATTGAGACGTAGTTCCCATTATCTCTTATTTTTGCACCTTTGAACTGTGTTATCTTTAACGATATGTTTTTTTTAAGATTAAGTTTATATTTTCCCTAAGAGTATTCTATTAATTTTTGTAAAAGAAACAAAAACTATCTCTTAAATCAAGGTAGCCTTAACCTACTAAATTTCACAATGAAATTGCTAGAGAAAGATCCTCTTTAGCAATTATTGTCATTATGAAATGTAGCATAAAAACATTCCTAAAAGATTAACATTTATTTTATAGAGTCCTAGTTTACAGTGAAGTTAGAATGAAATCATGGATGGTTACTGCTTACATTTTAGCCCTATGATATGACAAAGATTCTATGAAACATAGTATTCAAAAGTTTAATCCCGATAAACTCTATGAAATTGTGGTTAGTGCCTGTTTTTCCATTAAAGCAAAATCATCGGCAGAAGCACAACAAAAACTAGAAGCTTTATTGAGTGAAATAGATGCGGATCACTGGGAACTTGAAAAAGTTAACGAGGTGGAAAGTTAGTGATGATTTCTCTAGTAGAAGCAGAACAAAAAGCCATTGAATTTATTGTAGAAGAATGGGAGTTATCTGACCAAGAAAAAAAGCTATTTACGGTAGAAAATTCTCGTCAAATCGATGATAGATGGTGGTATATTGTCGAGGTTACTGTTAACAATTTACCTGATAAATGGGTTATCCAAGTGTATGATGATGGAGAGTGCGATCCTTGTTATACTTTTGTTTCTCCCTTTTCAGAATTAGAAAAATCAGCCAAATTAGACACCATTCCGCAAAAACTAGCATTAGTCTTGGAAGAAGAAAGAATAGGTCATATTTAAAGCGTATTCCTGGTGAATCTCCTTTTTTACTTTGGCCATTATCTAGGTTGCTCAGCAT from Crocosphaera subtropica ATCC 51142 includes these protein-coding regions:
- the aspS gene encoding aspartate--tRNA ligase; the encoded protein is MRTHYCNHISATDIDKTVTLFGWVDRRRDHGGVIFIDLRDRTGIVQIVSDPQRTPTSYPIAETLRNEYVVKIIGQVSQRPPESLNPKIPTGEVEIYAESIELLNGVNKQLPFVVSSLEAELVKEETRLKYRYLDLRRDRMAKNLQLRHAVVKAMRRYLEDEQQFMEIETPILTRSTPEGARDYLVPSRVNPGQWYALPQSPQLFKQLLMVSGCDRYYQIARCFRDEDLRADRQPEFTQLDMEMSFMSEEEILDLNEGLVCHIFKAVKNIELPRPFPRLTYQDAMAKYGTDRPDTRFDLTLVDVSDIVKDSGFKVFSGAVKNGGKVKVLPIPGGNDIISNVQIKPGGDLFKEATDAGAKGIAYIRVKENNKLDTIGAIKDNLTEEQKRELLARTGAKPGYLLLFGAGDTDTVNKSLSRLRLVIGQRMNLIDPEKINLLWITEFPMFEWNADEKRLEALHHPFTAPNLADLNDLATARAQAYDLVYNGVEIGGGSLRIYQKEIQEKVFETIGLSLEEAYNKFGFLLEAFEYGTPPHGGIAYGLDRLVMLLAGEESIRDVIAFPKTQQASCLLTEAPASVDTKQLKELQVKSTYKPKVKEE